A section of the Leptospira semungkisensis genome encodes:
- a CDS encoding YbhB/YbcL family Raf kinase inhibitor-like protein produces the protein MKRFQSFRNGLVLAVLLLAGSAFAADLKVTSSSVKEGAMIGNAQVFSSFGCTGENFSPDLQWTGAPKDTKFFAVTMYDPDAPTGSGWWHWTIFNIPADATGLAAKAGNEKGPLPAGAIQGRTDFGKPGYGGPCPPKGDKPHRYIFKVIALKDKIPLDAEASGAMVGFYANSLKLAEGKLTAKFGR, from the coding sequence ATGAAGAGATTTCAATCTTTCCGGAATGGTCTGGTATTAGCCGTTCTATTGTTAGCCGGCTCGGCGTTTGCAGCGGATCTAAAAGTGACAAGTTCCTCTGTTAAAGAAGGCGCTATGATCGGGAACGCCCAAGTGTTTTCTAGTTTCGGCTGCACTGGAGAGAATTTTTCTCCTGACTTGCAATGGACTGGAGCCCCTAAGGATACTAAATTCTTCGCAGTGACTATGTATGATCCGGATGCTCCTACCGGCAGCGGCTGGTGGCATTGGACCATCTTCAATATCCCTGCGGATGCAACCGGACTTGCTGCTAAGGCAGGTAATGAAAAAGGACCTCTTCCTGCTGGAGCTATCCAAGGAAGAACCGATTTCGGCAAACCTGGTTATGGCGGACCTTGCCCTCCTAAAGGAGACAAGCCTCATCGCTATATCTTCAAAGTGATCGCTCTGAAAGACAAGATCCCATTGGATGCAGAGGCTTCCGGTGCGATGGTTGGATTCTATGCTAACTCTTTGAAATTGGCAGAAGGAAAACTCACCGCTAAATTCGGAAGATAA
- the thiM gene encoding hydroxyethylthiazole kinase, whose amino-acid sequence MQASSPIEKVWPAAEIVADLKEVRSKAPLTHVLTNIVVTNWTANVLLAAGASPAMVIAEEEVSDFASIAGGVLINVGTITSFDAKAIRAAAIAAQKAGTPWVLDPVAAGALRYRTEIATDLLNYKPTVIRGNASEILALAGASGGGKGVDSTAQSSEAVEIAKELSKRTGAVIAVSGEIDYITDGKETIAVPGGHVLMTKVTGVGCSLGALIASFLAIQKNSLQAAVSASAVFGYVGAKAAQKAQGTGSFAVSFLDELSNLSV is encoded by the coding sequence ATGCAAGCATCATCACCAATTGAAAAAGTCTGGCCTGCAGCCGAAATAGTGGCGGATCTGAAAGAAGTCCGTAGCAAAGCTCCCCTTACCCATGTTCTTACCAATATAGTGGTTACAAATTGGACTGCGAATGTTCTTCTCGCAGCAGGAGCCTCTCCCGCTATGGTCATCGCAGAAGAAGAAGTTTCCGATTTCGCTTCGATCGCAGGAGGCGTCTTAATTAATGTCGGGACGATCACGAGTTTCGATGCAAAGGCGATCCGGGCGGCAGCGATCGCCGCGCAAAAAGCAGGAACTCCTTGGGTCCTAGATCCTGTAGCAGCGGGAGCCCTTAGATACAGGACGGAGATTGCTACAGACCTACTAAATTATAAGCCCACAGTGATCCGAGGAAATGCCTCCGAGATTCTAGCGTTAGCCGGTGCTTCCGGTGGAGGAAAGGGAGTAGATTCTACTGCTCAATCCAGCGAGGCAGTGGAGATTGCGAAGGAACTTTCTAAGCGGACTGGAGCGGTCATCGCAGTCAGTGGAGAGATCGATTATATTACGGATGGAAAAGAGACTATAGCCGTCCCCGGAGGACATGTACTTATGACCAAGGTAACCGGAGTCGGCTGCTCCTTAGGTGCACTCATCGCCTCCTTCTTGGCAATTCAAAAGAATTCGTTGCAAGCAGCAGTTTCTGCTTCTGCAGTGTTTGGATATGTGGGGGCAAAGGCGGCCCAAAAGGCACAAGGAACAGGAAGCTTTGCAGTCTCCTTCTTAGATGAATTGAGTAATCTTTCTGTTTAA
- a CDS encoding response regulator transcription factor — MKTSDVKVGIVENDENFRQQILKALESIPEIGGVFYWDSAESYLSDEKGRTLDILFLDIMLSNMNGVELAGKISAKDPEISKIMLSNMNSDELIYESLRNGAIGYILKSELKDIADVIDTVLKGGAIITPTIAFRVLNSFKQKDISGEFKLTPKEKQILDEMVKGKTIGRVAEFLGVSKYTVQHHVKNIYKKLNVHNRAELVRKASDIGLLP; from the coding sequence ATGAAAACATCCGACGTGAAAGTAGGTATCGTTGAGAACGATGAGAATTTCAGACAGCAAATACTAAAAGCCCTAGAGTCTATTCCTGAAATAGGTGGGGTGTTTTATTGGGATTCTGCAGAATCCTATCTCTCGGATGAAAAGGGAAGGACCCTGGATATATTGTTCTTGGACATTATGCTTTCTAATATGAACGGTGTGGAGCTTGCGGGAAAGATCTCTGCCAAGGATCCGGAGATCAGTAAGATCATGCTTTCCAATATGAATTCGGACGAACTGATCTACGAGTCTCTTCGGAACGGTGCCATCGGTTATATACTCAAGTCGGAACTGAAGGATATTGCAGATGTGATAGATACCGTACTTAAGGGAGGAGCGATCATCACTCCGACGATAGCCTTCCGAGTCTTGAATAGTTTTAAGCAAAAGGATATCTCAGGAGAGTTTAAACTTACCCCTAAGGAAAAGCAGATCCTGGACGAAATGGTCAAAGGGAAGACGATCGGGAGAGTCGCAGAATTCTTAGGAGTGAGTAAGTATACCGTCCAACATCATGTTAAGAACATCTACAAGAAGCTGAATGTGCATAATCGTGCAGAGCTTGTAAGAAAGGCCAGCGATATCGGTCTATTACCTTAG
- a CDS encoding response regulator encodes MVALIFSSGCRDLLDRGEKPKAKEGVLDLRSGWDFQERAPLILEGDWAFYWSRLYEEAIKEPTRNFKQPKTSFEDPSYENVPDAWNHYKLGEKGYPGFGYATYRLNLKLAKPEEDMAIKMLEASTAYSLYVNGKKVISSGQVGRSADTYAPLYRPGVSEPFTLNQENEIAIEVTNYAHWKGGPWANILLGKHDSLVAIRRGNIQLDVFMAGGLFVLGLYHLSLFAFLRRESSTLYFGILTICSTVRIGLTGERVLYSIFPKFDFEWGYRIELLAVYLLGIFFPLFLRTLYPGEFNRRVLISASVGFSCISLVVLFTPLVVFSKTIPVFAIFVVASCFYVTYVLVQAIRHGRLGARIGLFIFLFLFAVTINDTLYANMIINTAYFSSYAIASFFVAQAFMVSQRFSSAYALSERLAHDLQESNQRLISLDKLKDEFLANTSHELRTPLQGIIGIADSLKRGVVGPLAESVERQLGMIITSGRRLSSLVNDIIDFSKLKHKDLTLHLRSVDLYQAVNFTLELNRVAVDETKIKLRNEIVPEFPELLADENRLQQILQNLVGNAIKFTEKGEISVSAKIKSLGIAEISVRDTGIGIQKNEQQKIFEFFEQVERGDSKNAAGAGLGLAISRALVTLHGGDIGVESELYRGSRFYFTIPLVSGRILSQNNEGLKDPRDRNIHLPLDLIPKEEEVLSENAPRILVVDDEPVNLQVIQNYLSLKNMISVSAKSGLEALEILKEDHAFDAIILDVMMPKFSGLETAREIRKSFSTLELPILMLTAKNQDKDLMAALNHGANDYLLKPFDFEELILRINNLLDLSRGHKNQLAQESEKRIAVNNVRQRINIDLHDHLGGKLTDLKFLSEELLANGNRDEPIFKKINEAVNQSIHILREQMLKIEDLGLLSENFITGINLVLLRRYSDVEREMEFQCQDELLQFFETQRNETSIVELYSIVNEITNNDLKYGQGVSKWNFYIENQEIAVYMRSESVYHLQKHKTGRGTENLIYRISGLGGISEMSLVENLYEIRIKIPLNKFSVIL; translated from the coding sequence ATGGTTGCTCTGATTTTCTCGTCCGGATGTAGAGATCTTCTGGACAGGGGAGAGAAGCCGAAGGCAAAAGAAGGAGTCTTGGATCTACGCTCCGGCTGGGACTTTCAGGAGAGAGCGCCGTTGATCCTGGAGGGAGACTGGGCTTTTTACTGGTCAAGACTCTATGAAGAAGCGATAAAAGAACCCACTCGAAATTTCAAACAACCTAAAACTTCATTCGAGGATCCTAGCTATGAAAATGTTCCAGATGCATGGAATCATTATAAGTTAGGAGAAAAAGGCTATCCTGGTTTTGGATACGCTACCTATCGCTTAAATCTTAAGCTCGCAAAGCCAGAAGAGGATATGGCAATCAAAATGCTCGAGGCCTCAACCGCTTATTCTCTCTATGTGAATGGAAAGAAGGTAATCTCCAGCGGACAGGTGGGAAGGAGCGCTGATACCTATGCTCCTCTTTATAGACCCGGAGTCAGCGAGCCGTTTACATTAAACCAAGAGAATGAGATTGCAATCGAGGTTACGAATTACGCTCATTGGAAGGGTGGCCCTTGGGCAAATATTCTATTAGGAAAACATGATTCTCTTGTAGCCATTCGAAGAGGGAATATCCAATTGGACGTGTTTATGGCTGGAGGGCTCTTCGTCCTTGGCCTGTATCACTTGAGTCTATTCGCTTTTTTGAGAAGAGAATCTTCTACTTTATATTTCGGAATTCTCACGATCTGCTCTACGGTTCGGATTGGACTTACTGGAGAAAGAGTGCTCTATTCCATCTTTCCCAAGTTCGATTTTGAATGGGGATATAGGATAGAGCTTCTTGCAGTTTATCTTCTTGGGATCTTCTTTCCTTTATTTTTGAGAACCTTATATCCGGGAGAATTCAATCGAAGGGTGCTAATCTCAGCATCCGTTGGATTTTCCTGTATTTCTCTCGTGGTCTTATTCACTCCTCTTGTGGTCTTCTCCAAAACCATTCCAGTGTTCGCAATTTTTGTAGTAGCTTCTTGCTTCTATGTGACCTATGTTCTCGTTCAGGCAATCCGACATGGAAGACTCGGTGCTAGGATAGGACTTTTTATCTTTCTATTCCTATTTGCAGTTACGATTAACGATACTCTTTATGCGAATATGATTATCAATACCGCGTATTTCTCTTCTTACGCGATCGCTTCCTTCTTTGTGGCGCAGGCATTTATGGTGTCCCAAAGATTTTCGAGTGCGTATGCATTGTCGGAAAGACTCGCACACGACTTGCAGGAATCCAACCAGAGATTGATCTCTTTAGATAAGTTAAAGGATGAATTCTTGGCTAATACTTCTCACGAGTTGAGAACTCCACTACAAGGCATTATAGGGATTGCGGATTCTTTGAAGAGAGGAGTTGTAGGACCACTCGCAGAATCGGTAGAGAGACAACTCGGAATGATCATCACAAGCGGAAGAAGATTGTCCAGTCTTGTGAATGATATTATAGACTTCTCCAAGCTCAAGCATAAGGATCTAACTCTTCATTTACGTTCTGTCGATTTATACCAGGCAGTGAACTTTACTCTAGAATTGAACCGTGTCGCAGTGGATGAAACTAAGATCAAGCTTAGAAATGAGATCGTGCCTGAGTTTCCTGAGTTACTCGCGGATGAAAATCGTTTGCAACAGATCCTCCAGAATTTAGTGGGCAATGCGATCAAATTTACGGAGAAGGGTGAAATCTCAGTCAGTGCAAAGATTAAATCCTTGGGAATCGCAGAAATCAGTGTAAGAGATACTGGTATCGGGATCCAAAAAAATGAACAGCAGAAGATATTCGAATTCTTTGAACAGGTTGAGAGAGGAGACTCTAAGAATGCAGCTGGCGCCGGGCTTGGACTAGCTATCAGTCGTGCGCTTGTTACCTTGCATGGTGGAGATATAGGAGTGGAGTCGGAACTCTATCGAGGTTCACGATTCTATTTTACGATTCCTCTTGTCTCGGGCAGGATCCTTTCTCAAAATAATGAAGGGCTTAAGGATCCGAGAGATAGGAATATCCATCTTCCATTGGATCTAATCCCTAAAGAAGAAGAAGTTCTTTCGGAGAATGCCCCTCGTATCTTGGTGGTAGATGATGAACCTGTGAATCTGCAGGTGATCCAAAATTATCTTTCTCTAAAGAATATGATCTCCGTTTCGGCAAAGAGCGGTTTGGAGGCATTGGAAATTCTAAAAGAAGACCATGCCTTTGACGCGATCATCCTGGATGTAATGATGCCAAAATTCTCCGGACTGGAGACTGCGAGAGAGATCCGAAAATCATTTTCTACCTTGGAACTCCCTATTTTAATGCTGACTGCAAAGAACCAAGACAAGGATTTGATGGCTGCATTGAATCACGGAGCAAACGATTATCTACTCAAGCCTTTCGATTTCGAAGAACTGATACTTCGTATCAATAATCTTTTGGATCTTTCCAGAGGGCATAAGAACCAGCTTGCTCAAGAAAGTGAGAAGAGGATCGCAGTGAATAATGTGAGGCAAAGGATTAATATTGATCTACACGATCACCTCGGTGGAAAACTCACCGATCTGAAATTCTTATCCGAAGAACTACTCGCAAATGGAAATAGGGATGAACCTATATTCAAGAAGATCAATGAGGCAGTGAACCAATCCATTCATATATTGAGAGAACAAATGCTCAAGATCGAGGATCTTGGATTATTGTCGGAGAATTTCATCACAGGGATCAATCTTGTATTGTTGAGACGATACTCCGATGTAGAAAGAGAAATGGAGTTTCAGTGCCAGGATGAACTGCTTCAATTCTTTGAGACCCAGAGAAACGAGACAAGCATAGTAGAACTTTATAGCATCGTAAATGAGATCACGAATAACGATCTGAAATATGGGCAAGGGGTTTCTAAGTGGAATTTCTATATAGAGAACCAAGAAATTGCAGTGTATATGCGATCTGAATCTGTATACCATCTGCAAAAGCATAAGACTGGCAGAGGTACAGAAAATCTCATTTATAGAATCTCCGGACTTGGCGGAATCTCTGAAATGTCTCTGGTAGAGAATTTATACGAGATTCGAATTAAAATACCATTGAATAAGTTTTCTGTAATATTATAA